A region of Argentina anserina chromosome 5, drPotAnse1.1, whole genome shotgun sequence DNA encodes the following proteins:
- the LOC126796212 gene encoding uncharacterized protein LOC126796212, giving the protein MASIQCHRPANQACQQICQKPSSNHQSSSLGQKVSEMAGFLKGGVHRMHGQPHTTTTCYSQQTVTYRNSEHQGLNGPKHHGGGTSTTNGVMACNGKTKKTRGDRHQKERDGRNLFQKIKDGISGDSSCSDSESDSDNEGNSRKHKNCTHA; this is encoded by the exons ATGGCTTCAATCCAATGCCACAGGCCTGCCAATCAGGCATGCCAGCAAATATGCCAGAAGCCTAGCAGCAACCACCAAAGCTCATCTCTGGGGCAAAAGGTGTCTGAGATGGCTGGCTTCTTGAAAGGAGGAGTTCATCGTATGCATGGACAACCACACACCACCACTACATGCTACAGCCAACAAACTGTTACCTACAGGAACTCTGAACACCAGGGCTTGAACGGCCCCAAGCACCACGGAGGTGGTACTAGTACTACTAATGGGGTGATGGCATGCAATGGGAAGACCAAGAAGACCAGGGGCGATCGCCACCAGAAGGAGAGAGACGGAAGAAATCTGTTTCAGAAGATCAAAGATGGAATTTCTGGTGATAGCAGCTGCAGCGACAGTGAGAGCGACAGTGACAACGAAGGCAACAGCCGCAAACACAAG AACTGTACGCATGCTTGA